In Ciona intestinalis unplaced genomic scaffold, KH HT000094.2, whole genome shotgun sequence, one DNA window encodes the following:
- the LOC100179132 gene encoding tetratricopeptide repeat protein 39B isoform X1, whose product MDSNTKPQEDSDDEFEDASSQISSGESIDLNVALAEVNVAINLFFNNRFDEAKKLMQERCETSMYHALGLSTLLFLEASLTFEQAAIAKAILSIKKAVQLNNRYRKKQNLTSSFTKILGFGDNNDFTDVELHAEVVFAELNLFRAALTFIQDENLISFIRGALKVRLCYQTYNNCQKLIDSKTLNCKNHAQDFIGAVLLGCGAFNIGLSLLPPKILSLLEWIGFTSDKKKGLQQLKDGFNNVNLRSSLISLFILGYNLFVTVHVGTHDADLEYVGIILPKMLEKFPNGVFFYLYAGRLEQLKGNFEKAIGRLEKAATLQNDWKQFSHACYWELMWCHATLFKWQEAADYADKLRKESNWSKCTYTYLQAVFLYMVDGNGLKHKEEIVALLKEMPSLKQRFAGKSIPMEKFLIRKARKYFEQQEYLLLPAHEMIYAWNGLVMLKQNKEIRDKHLQLIIQQQNVLEEKKEKFSSNSADNNSKNDKGDAFNYYDDYCLLNLMKGACLRFDRQPMQAELCLSDIKENYKGINKDHYLAPAALADLAWMCIEEGKFNEATAHLKYIRKTYSHYSMESRIHFRIHAAQTKLNEISKPSFST is encoded by the exons ATGGATTCGAACACTAAGCCTCAGGAAGACTCAGACGACGAG TTTGAAGATGCATCTAGTCAAATATCCTCAGGAGAATCCATTGATTTGAACGTGGCTCTTGCTGAAGTGAACGTTGCAATTAATCTTTTCTTTAATAACAGATTTGACGAAGCCAAGAAATTAATGCAAGAGAG ATGCGAGACAAGCATGTATCATGCATTAGGATTGTCAACACTCTTATTCTTAGAAGCATCTCTGacctttgaacag GCTGCCATAGCCAAAGCAATACTCAGCATAAAGAAAGCAGTGCAGCTCAATAATAG ATATCGTAAAAAGCAAAACCTAACGTCATCCTTCACTAAAATCCTTGGCTTTGGCGACAATAATGATTTTACGGATG TTGAACTCCATGCCGAGGTTGTGTTTGCCGAACTTAATCTATTTAGAGCTGCCCTTACATTTATTCAG GATGAAAACCTCATAAGTTTCATACGAGGTGCGCTAAAAGTTCGTCTATGTTACCAAACATACAATAACTGCCAGAAGTTGATTGACAGCAAGacattaaattgtaaaaatcaCGCTCAAGATTTCATTGGAGCTGTTTTACTGGGCTGTGGTGCATTTAACATC GGCTTGTCTCTCCTTCCCCCTAAAATCCTTTCCTTACTTGAATGGATTGGTTTCACCTCAGATAAGAAGAAAGGCTTACAACAACTTAAAGACGGTTTCAACAACGTCAACTTACGAAGTTCACTTATTTCACTTTTCATATTGGGATACAACCTGTTTGTTACAGTACATGTTG GCACCCATGATGCAGACTTAGAATATGTTGGGATAATTTTGCCGAAAATGTTGGAAAAGTTTCCGAACGGTGTTTTCTTCTATTTGTACGCTGGAAGATTGGAACAATTGAAAGGAAACTTTGAAAAG GCGATCGGCCGTTTAGAAAAAGCAGCCACACTACAGAACGATTGGAAGCAATTTTCTCATGCTTGTTACTGGGAGTTAATGTGGTGTCATGCTACTCTGTTTAAATGGCAAGAAGCTGCTGATTATGCTGATAAACTAAG AAAAGAGAGCAATTGGTCAAAATGTACGTACACCTATCTACAAGCTGTATTTCTCTACATGGTAGATGGTAATGgattaaaacacaaagaaGAAATTGTCGCCTTACTTAA gGAGATGCCTTCATTGAAGCAAAGGTTTGCTGGCAAGAGCATTCCAATGGAGAAGTTCTTGATCAGGAAAGCTCGCAAATATTTTGAGCAACAAGAATATCTTCTACTGCCCGCACAT GAAATGATCTACGCATGGAATGGCCTCGTaatgttgaaacaaaacaaggAAATTCGCGACAAACATCTTCAACTCATTattcaacaacaaaatgtattagaagaaaaaaaggaaaagtttTCATCAAATTCCG CAGATAATAATAGCAAGAATGACAAAGGTGACGCCTTCAACTATTATGACGACTATTGCCTCTTAAACTTAATGAAGGGAGCTTGTTTAAGGTTTGATCGACAACCAATGCAAGCTGAACTTTGTCTGTCGGATATCAAGGAAAA TTACAAAGGAATAAACAAGGACCATTACTTAGCCCCTGCAGCGTTAGCTGACTTAGCATGGATGTGTATTGAAGAAGGAAAGTTTAATGAAGCAACTGCTCATCTGAAATATATCAG
- the LOC100179132 gene encoding tetratricopeptide repeat protein 39B isoform X2, translating to MDSNTKPQEDSDDEFEDASSQISSGESIDLNVALAEVNVAINLFFNNRFDEAKKLMQERCETSMYHALGLSTLLFLEASLTFEQAAIAKAILSIKKAVQLNNRYRKKQNLTSSFTKILGFGDNNDFTDVELHAEVVFAELNLFRAALTFIQDENLISFIRGALKVRLCYQTYNNCQKLIDSKTLNCKNHAQDFIGAVLLGCGAFNIGLSLLPPKILSLLEWIGFTSDKKKGLQQLKDGFNNVNLRSSLISLFILGYNLFVTVHVGTHDADLEYVGIILPKMLEKFPNGVFFYLYAGRLEQLKGNFEKAIGRLEKAATLQNDWKQFSHACYWELMWCHATLFKWQEAADYADKLRKESNWSKCTYTYLQAVFLYMVDGNGLKHKEEIVALLKEMPSLKQRFAGKSIPMEKFLIRKARKYFEQQEYLLLPAHEMIYAWNGLVMLKQNKEIRDKHLQLIIQQQNVLEEKKEKFSSNSDNNSKNDKGDAFNYYDDYCLLNLMKGACLRFDRQPMQAELCLSDIKENYKGINKDHYLAPAALADLAWMCIEEGKFNEATAHLKYIRKTYSHYSMESRIHFRIHAAQTKLNEISKPSFST from the exons ATGGATTCGAACACTAAGCCTCAGGAAGACTCAGACGACGAG TTTGAAGATGCATCTAGTCAAATATCCTCAGGAGAATCCATTGATTTGAACGTGGCTCTTGCTGAAGTGAACGTTGCAATTAATCTTTTCTTTAATAACAGATTTGACGAAGCCAAGAAATTAATGCAAGAGAG ATGCGAGACAAGCATGTATCATGCATTAGGATTGTCAACACTCTTATTCTTAGAAGCATCTCTGacctttgaacag GCTGCCATAGCCAAAGCAATACTCAGCATAAAGAAAGCAGTGCAGCTCAATAATAG ATATCGTAAAAAGCAAAACCTAACGTCATCCTTCACTAAAATCCTTGGCTTTGGCGACAATAATGATTTTACGGATG TTGAACTCCATGCCGAGGTTGTGTTTGCCGAACTTAATCTATTTAGAGCTGCCCTTACATTTATTCAG GATGAAAACCTCATAAGTTTCATACGAGGTGCGCTAAAAGTTCGTCTATGTTACCAAACATACAATAACTGCCAGAAGTTGATTGACAGCAAGacattaaattgtaaaaatcaCGCTCAAGATTTCATTGGAGCTGTTTTACTGGGCTGTGGTGCATTTAACATC GGCTTGTCTCTCCTTCCCCCTAAAATCCTTTCCTTACTTGAATGGATTGGTTTCACCTCAGATAAGAAGAAAGGCTTACAACAACTTAAAGACGGTTTCAACAACGTCAACTTACGAAGTTCACTTATTTCACTTTTCATATTGGGATACAACCTGTTTGTTACAGTACATGTTG GCACCCATGATGCAGACTTAGAATATGTTGGGATAATTTTGCCGAAAATGTTGGAAAAGTTTCCGAACGGTGTTTTCTTCTATTTGTACGCTGGAAGATTGGAACAATTGAAAGGAAACTTTGAAAAG GCGATCGGCCGTTTAGAAAAAGCAGCCACACTACAGAACGATTGGAAGCAATTTTCTCATGCTTGTTACTGGGAGTTAATGTGGTGTCATGCTACTCTGTTTAAATGGCAAGAAGCTGCTGATTATGCTGATAAACTAAG AAAAGAGAGCAATTGGTCAAAATGTACGTACACCTATCTACAAGCTGTATTTCTCTACATGGTAGATGGTAATGgattaaaacacaaagaaGAAATTGTCGCCTTACTTAA gGAGATGCCTTCATTGAAGCAAAGGTTTGCTGGCAAGAGCATTCCAATGGAGAAGTTCTTGATCAGGAAAGCTCGCAAATATTTTGAGCAACAAGAATATCTTCTACTGCCCGCACAT GAAATGATCTACGCATGGAATGGCCTCGTaatgttgaaacaaaacaaggAAATTCGCGACAAACATCTTCAACTCATTattcaacaacaaaatgtattagaagaaaaaaaggaaaagtttTCATCAAATTCCG ATAATAATAGCAAGAATGACAAAGGTGACGCCTTCAACTATTATGACGACTATTGCCTCTTAAACTTAATGAAGGGAGCTTGTTTAAGGTTTGATCGACAACCAATGCAAGCTGAACTTTGTCTGTCGGATATCAAGGAAAA TTACAAAGGAATAAACAAGGACCATTACTTAGCCCCTGCAGCGTTAGCTGACTTAGCATGGATGTGTATTGAAGAAGGAAAGTTTAATGAAGCAACTGCTCATCTGAAATATATCAG